Genomic DNA from Rathayibacter sp. VKM Ac-2759:
TCTCAGCCATAGCACGACCCTAGCAGCACGTTACCCCTGGGGGGAATGCTAGAACCGGCAGGAGTAATTCTCTAAGCGGGCACTCGGCCGTGGAGCCGTCCGCCGCTGGATCGAGTGAAGGCGGAGGGGGGCGAGTCGCTCGCCCTGTCCCTGGCGGAGGCACGGAACGAGCCGACCGCCTGACTCGTCGCTTCACTCTGCGCTCAGCTCGGACGGTCGATCGCAGATGCGCTGGTTTTGATCTGATCGATTTCAGTCGATAACATCGGTGTATGCCGATTGATTCTGTGCGGGGCACGTCTGCCGCCGTATCCCTGTTCCATTCCTTGGCTGACCCGAAGCGTCTCCAAATCGTGAGGCGCTTGCGGCAGGGGGAGGCTCGGGTGAGCGATCTCGTGGCCGAGTTGGGTGTGGCGCAGTCCACGGCCTCGGAGCACATGAGCTGCCTGCGTGAATGCGGCCTCGTGGTGGGGCGCGCGGAGGGGCGACAGGTGTTCTACTCCCTGGCCCGGCCGGAGCTGATCGACCTGCTGGAGTCCGCAGAGGCTCTACTGGAAGCGACGGGCTTCCAGGTCGACCTGTGCGGCATGTTCGGAACGGACTCCTGGGACGCAACCGACGCGGATGCCGCGTCGACGGTGAGCCGCGACGCGGGGGCTGCGAAGTGATCGGCACGATCGCCGCGGCGATCGGTTTGTTCGCAGCGACGAACATCGATGACATCGTGGTTTTGACGGTGCTGTTCCTCGCGTCCGCGCGCGGCTCGTTGCCGGCATGGAAGGTCGTCGCGGGGCAGTATCTCGGTTTCGCGACTCTCGTCGCGATCAGCGTGGTCGCTGCCGCCGGTCTGACGATCATTCCGGATGAGTGGGTGGGCCTGCTGGGCCTGATTCCTCTGGCGATCGGTCTGTACGGGCTGATCCGCACCCTGCGCAACAGGGGCGACGATGACGATGACGATGAGGGCTCGATCAGCGCGGTCGGGCTGCTGGGTGTCGCGGGCATCACGATTGCGAACGGCGCGGACAACATCTCGCTGTACACGCCGGTGTTCCGTACCAGCCCGGTCGCGGACACGGTGGTCACGATCATCGTGTTCTTCCTGCTCGTGGCGGTGTGGTGCCTGGTCGCTCGCGTCGTCGGGACGAACAAGACAGTCACGGAGCTGCTCGAGCGGGTCGAGCACTGGCTCGTGCCTGCCGTGTTCATCGGTCTGGGGCTCTTCATCCTGATCGAGTCGGGTGTCCTGCCCCGACTCCTCGAACTCTTCTGATGGCCGCGACGCGCACGGCCGCGTTCCGAGTGGCGGTGGCGGCCGCGCTGATCGCGGCAGCGTTCGCCCTCGATCAGCTCACCAAGAGCTGGGCGCTCACGGAGCTAGGCGACGGGCGCACCATCGAGCTCGCGCTGGGCGCCCGGCTGAAGTTGATCTTCAATCCCGGCGTCGCGTTCGGGATGGGCTCGGAGCTGGGCCCGCCGCTGGCGGTGGGACTGATCGGCATCGCCGGCGCTCTCACGGTCTGGGTCTTCGTGCGTGCCGCTCGAGGCGCGCCGATGGGCGGCACGGCTCTCCTGGCTCTTGCCGCTGGGGGTGGCGCCGGGAACATCTGGGACCGCATCAGCCGCGCAACAGGCACTCCCCTCAGCGGGGAGGTCGTGGACTTCATCGCGGTCGACTGGTTCGCGATCTTCAACGTCGCGGACATCTTCACCACCTGTGGCATCGCCGGCTGGGCTGTCCTCCAGGTCTTCGGCAAGCACGACAGTCCCGAACCGCGCAGGTCCGAAACGTGATCACTTCGCCGCCCCCCGTCCTAACCCCTCGCAAATCCTCCGCGACCGTTCGTCGCGCGACGATCACCGGCCTGACAGAAAGCACCACCGTGACAACCAGCACTCTGATCGCGGTCACCTCGTGAGCGCCCTCACCCGCCGCGCCCTGCTGACCTTCCCTCCGCTCGCCGTGATCGGCTTGGCGACCAGCGGGTGCGCCCGCGATGACCTCGCGGAGCAGTACCGGGGCGGGTCGAACAAGAACTACGTCGCCGGCGACGGCACGGTCATCGAGTGGCCGATTGGCAGCCGCGGCGAGCCGGTGGAGTTCGTGGGAACAGGCGAGACCGGGGAGTCGATCAGCTCGGACGACTATCGCGGGCAGGTGCTCGTTGTGAACTTCTGGTACGCCGCGTGCGCCCCCTGCCGCGCCGAAGCACCCGACCTCCAGGCGCTGCACGAGCAGTACGACGGGAACGGCGCGACGTTTCTGGGGGTCAACGTCCGCGACCAGGCCGAGACGGCCGTGGCGTTCGCGAACACCTACGACATCACCTACCCTTCGATCATCGACACCGACGCCGCGGTGGCTCTCGCGTTCGCTGGGAAGTTCGCCGCGAACGCCGTCCCCACCACCCTCGTCCTCGACGTCGAGGGTCGGCCCGCCGCGCGGATCCTCGGCCGCGTCACGGCCCGCTCGATCCTCGACACCCTCATCGCGGACACCATCGCGGAGGCGGCGTCGTGAACTGGGGAGAGGCCGTGTTCAGCGGCCAACTGTTGCTCGCTGCACCCATCGCGGTCCTCGCCGGGCTCGTCTCGTTCGCGTCCCCGTGCGTGCTGCCCCTCGTTCCCGGCTACCTCGCCTACATCGGCGGGAACCCGGACCTCGCCGCGGGCAGCCGCCGTCGCCTCGTCGCCGGGGTGGGCCTGTTCGTCGCCGGCTTCGCCGTCGTCTTCATCGCCTACGGTGCCGCGTTCGGCGCGCTCGGCACGTGGCTGCTCGAATGGCAGGACACCGTCACCCGCATCCTCGGCGTGCTCGTGATCCTCATGGGTGTCGTGTTCATCGGTCAGGTTCGGTTCCTGCAACGCACGATCCGTCCCCGCTGGAAACCGGCAACCGGACTCGCCGGAGCACCCCTGCTCGGTGTCGTGTTCGGGCTCGGGTGGACGCCCTGCTTCGGACCCACCCTCGCCGCGATCTCCGCGTTGAGCCTGGACGGGGCGTCCGCGGGCCGCGGCGCGCTGCTCGGGCTGCTGTACTGCCTGGGCTTGGGGATCCCGTTCCTGCTGATCGCGCTCGGATTCTCCTGGGCGGCAACCGCGACCAGCTTCCTCAAGCGCCACATCCGCACCATCAACCTCCTCGGCGGAGGGCTGCTGATCCTCATCGGCACCGCGATGGTCACCGGCCTGTGGACCCAGTTGATCTACCGCCTGCAGAACCTCATCAACGGGTTCGTCCTCCCCATCTGACCTTCCATTCCCTCGCCCGACAGGACCGCAGAATGAGCACGCCCACACCCACACCCACACCCACACCCACACCCATGCCCACGCCCACCGAGACCGAACAGTTGACCCGACGCGGGCTGCGCCTCGCGCAGTTCACCGTCGCCTACAACGTCATCGAGGGGATCGTCGCGATCGCGGCGGGCATCGCCGCGGGACTCGTGTCCGTGATCGGGTTCGGCATCGATTCCGGTATCGAATCGATCGCCGCCGTGCTGGTGGGCCTGCGTCTGGCGGCGCGGCTGCGACACGGCGAAGCGGACGAGGCCAAGGAGCGGCGCACGCTGAAATTCGTCGCGGTGACGTTCTTCCTCCTCGCCGCGTACGTGACCATCGAGGGCATCCGGAGCCTGATCGAGGGTGAGGCTCCCGAGTCCTCGCCCGTCAGCATCGTGCTCCTGGCCCTCTCGATCATCGTCATGCCGGTGCTCGCCGGGCTGAAGACCCGCGTCGGGAAGAAGCTCGGTGACCCCCTGATCCTCGCGGACGCCGCAGAGACCCGAATCTGCGTCCTGCTGAGCGTCTCCACCCTCGTCGGACTCGTTCTGTACGCGCTCACCGGTGCGGCGTGGCTGGACCCCGTTGCGGGCTTCGTCATCGCCCTCTTCGCGATCCACGAGGGCCGCGAGGCCTGGGAAGGCGAACTCGTGGAGGACGACGATGATGATGACGACTAGATCAGCAGGCGACGAGCGACAGCAAACACCTCCGCAAGACCAGCACCTCCGTCAATCGGACGCCTGGGCGGCCTGATCGACGCGTCGACATCGCGCGATTGGATCTGGACGCCTTAAAAATGAAGACCCCGCGAGGCGGGGTCTTCGGCTGGCAACGTTCCGGGAACCGGCCCGTTGTGATGATCACGATACACGCGGATCCTGGGCGCTCAACAGGATCCTTATCCCGCCGCGACAGAGAACGGGCGTTCTGTGTGAGCGTCCGCTCGCTGCGCCGTG
This window encodes:
- a CDS encoding cation transporter, coding for MPTPTETEQLTRRGLRLAQFTVAYNVIEGIVAIAAGIAAGLVSVIGFGIDSGIESIAAVLVGLRLAARLRHGEADEAKERRTLKFVAVTFFLLAAYVTIEGIRSLIEGEAPESSPVSIVLLALSIIVMPVLAGLKTRVGKKLGDPLILADAAETRICVLLSVSTLVGLVLYALTGAAWLDPVAGFVIALFAIHEGREAWEGELVEDDDDDDD
- a CDS encoding metalloregulator ArsR/SmtB family transcription factor, whose product is MPIDSVRGTSAAVSLFHSLADPKRLQIVRRLRQGEARVSDLVAELGVAQSTASEHMSCLRECGLVVGRAEGRQVFYSLARPELIDLLESAEALLEATGFQVDLCGMFGTDSWDATDADAASTVSRDAGAAK
- a CDS encoding TlpA disulfide reductase family protein yields the protein MSALTRRALLTFPPLAVIGLATSGCARDDLAEQYRGGSNKNYVAGDGTVIEWPIGSRGEPVEFVGTGETGESISSDDYRGQVLVVNFWYAACAPCRAEAPDLQALHEQYDGNGATFLGVNVRDQAETAVAFANTYDITYPSIIDTDAAVALAFAGKFAANAVPTTLVLDVEGRPAARILGRVTARSILDTLIADTIAEAAS
- a CDS encoding signal peptidase II; translation: MAATRTAAFRVAVAAALIAAAFALDQLTKSWALTELGDGRTIELALGARLKLIFNPGVAFGMGSELGPPLAVGLIGIAGALTVWVFVRAARGAPMGGTALLALAAGGGAGNIWDRISRATGTPLSGEVVDFIAVDWFAIFNVADIFTTCGIAGWAVLQVFGKHDSPEPRRSET
- a CDS encoding cytochrome c biogenesis protein CcdA, whose translation is MLAAPIAVLAGLVSFASPCVLPLVPGYLAYIGGNPDLAAGSRRRLVAGVGLFVAGFAVVFIAYGAAFGALGTWLLEWQDTVTRILGVLVILMGVVFIGQVRFLQRTIRPRWKPATGLAGAPLLGVVFGLGWTPCFGPTLAAISALSLDGASAGRGALLGLLYCLGLGIPFLLIALGFSWAATATSFLKRHIRTINLLGGGLLILIGTAMVTGLWTQLIYRLQNLINGFVLPI
- a CDS encoding cadmium resistance transporter — its product is MIGTIAAAIGLFAATNIDDIVVLTVLFLASARGSLPAWKVVAGQYLGFATLVAISVVAAAGLTIIPDEWVGLLGLIPLAIGLYGLIRTLRNRGDDDDDDEGSISAVGLLGVAGITIANGADNISLYTPVFRTSPVADTVVTIIVFFLLVAVWCLVARVVGTNKTVTELLERVEHWLVPAVFIGLGLFILIESGVLPRLLELF